From a region of the Lactuca sativa cultivar Salinas chromosome 4, Lsat_Salinas_v11, whole genome shotgun sequence genome:
- the LOC111887649 gene encoding heat shock cognate 70 kDa protein, whose protein sequence is MGKTVDDAPAIGIDLGTTYSCVAVWKNDRIEIIPNAQGYRTTPSCVAFVDAARLIGDGAKNQATINPANTIFDAKRLIGRRFSDSKVQEDKKLWPFKVIEGPSDTPKIVVSYKGKAKEFLAEEISSMVLGRMKEIAESYVGKPVKDAVITVPAYFNDSQRQATKDAGTIAGLNVISMINEPTAAAIAYGLDEPFKMKDKEKKKKNVVVFDLGGGTFDVSILTMVEGDVGTFEVKAVAGDTHLGGEDFDNRMVDHCVKEFKRKWKKDLTPNKKALGRLRCACEKAKRILSSDTLTSIELDCLHEGIDFSMKFSRAKFEDINMEYFDRCIKTLEACLSDAKMKKPEVNEVILVGGSTRIPKVQCMLQKLFYQKELYKSLNPDEAVAYGAAVMAAKLSGNSDKRCRDLVLLDVTPLSLGIEVRGKKFNVVIPRNTPIPTKISKIYCTTKDNQSWWEIVVYQGERSRSTDNHLLGMFRISGIPPAPKGVVNTIACFEIDASGILTVTAGILSTGKMNKLMITNENRRLSKEKIEKMVKDAEDYKHEDQEYKKKVDAFNALEDFIYDMKNKIKNMDYSERLKMMEHKIADATKWIEHHEDASIDEVQAMKEYLESICMQEF, encoded by the exons ATGGGCAAAACAGTAGACGACGCACCGGCCATCGGCATTGACCTTGGAACAACATATTCATGTGTCGCCGTTTGGAAGAATGATCGCATCGAAATCATTCCTAATGCTCAGGGATATAGAACGACACCGTCTTGTGTTGCTTTCGTTGATGCAGCACGTCTCATTGGCGATGGCGCCAAGAACCAAGCCACCATCAACCCTGCTAACACCATATTTG ATGCTAAGAGGTTGATTGGAAGAAGGTTCAGTGATTCCAAAGTGCAGGAGGACAAGAAATTGTGGCCTTTTAAGGTGATAGAAGGTCCTTCCGACACACCAAAGATAGTCGTCTCCTACAAAGGTAAAGCCAAGGAATTTTTGGCGGAAGAAATTTCATCAATGGTTCTTGGAAGGATGAAAGAAATTGCAGAATCATACGTTGGAAAACCCGTGAAAGATGCTGTGATAACAGTCCCTGCTTACTTTAACGATTCACAGCGTCAAGCAACAAAAGATGCCGGCACTATTGCTGGACTCAACGTCATTAGCATGATCAATGAACCTACAGCAGCAGCAATTGCTTATGGTCTAGATGAGCccttcaaaatgaaagataaagagaaaaagaagaagaatgtgGTGGTGTTTGATCTGGGTGGTGGCACTTTTGATGTCTCTATACTGACTATGGTAGAAGGGGACGTGGGTACCTTTGAGGTGAAAGCCGTTGCTGGTGATACTCATTTGGGTGGCGAGGATTTTGATAACCGCATGGTGGATCACTGTGTTAAGGAATTCAAAAGAAAATGGAAGAAAGACTTGACACCCAACAAAAAAGCATTGGGGAGACTGAGATGTGCTTGTGAGAAAGCAAAAAGGATTCTCTCAAGCGATACTCTCACTTCAATCGAGCTAGATTGCTTGCATGAGGGGATTGATTTCTCTATGAAATTCAGTCGAGCTAAATTTGAAGACATCAACATGGAGTATTTTGATCGATGCATCAAGACTCTGGAGGCATGTTTAAGCGATGCAAAGATGAAGAAACCGGAGGTAAACGAGGTGATTCTTGTTGGTGGGTCAACTAGAATACCAAAGGTCCAATGTATGTTGCAAAAACTTTTCTATCAGAAGGAGCTATACAAGAGCCTAAACCCCGATGAGGCTGTAGCATATGGTGCAGCAGTTATGGCTGCAAAGTTAAGTGGTAACAGTGATAAAAGGTGTCGAGATTTGGTGTTATTAGATGTCACTCCTTTGTCCCTTGGTATAGAGGTAAGAGGCAAAAAATTTAACGTGGTGATCCCAAGGAACACTCCAATACCTACAAAGATATCCAAAATTTATTGTACAACCAAAGACAACCAATCTTGGTGGGAAATCGTGGTGTATCAAGGTGAAAGATCCAGATCTACGGATAACCACTTGTTGGGGATGTTCAGAATTTCTGGAATACCCCCGGCTCCAAAAGGAGTTGTAAACACAATTGCGTGTTTTGAAATAGATGCCAGCGGTATCCTCACAGTCACAGCGGGGATATTATCAACCGGTAAGATGAATAAACTCATGATTACCAACGAAAACAGAAGACTCTCAAAGGAAAAGATCGAGAAGATGGTAAAAGATGCTGAAGACTACAAACACGAGGACCAAGAATACAAAAAGAAAGTAGATGCATTCAATGCTCTAGAGGATTTCATATACGACATGAAAAATAAGATTAAGAATATGGATTACAGTGAGAGGTTGAAGATGATGGAGCACAAGATTGCTGACGCGACCAAGTGGATCGAGCACCACGAAGATGCATCCATTGATGAGGTTCAGGCAATGAAGGAATATCTAGAGTCCATATGCATGCAAGAATTTTAG